One genomic segment of Flexivirga aerilata includes these proteins:
- a CDS encoding complex I subunit 1 family protein, giving the protein MTSLVQQAPAWSVLVAVPLVLCAAVLAGSLDAVLDPRGELPLRARLLRPVYEASRSLLVQRRSTTAPDRLLWAVGVVTPLLVAVLMAQVVPLGFAVVSDLGVGLVWFNAMDVLLWAGWWLAGWGPNSVYSLIGGYRFLAQALAYELPLMFALTAPAVAASSLSVPQIVAAQQGRWFIVQMPLAAVVFAAAVAAFAAWGPFAHPVGQDIAGGLLVEQSGPARLLLRWGQYALLVVGSAMTVALFLGGGAGPLLPPWLWTLLKSAAVLAVLLAMRHRMPVWRPDRLMRLAWLVVLPLVLAQLLVVSVLAAAGGGS; this is encoded by the coding sequence ATGACAAGCCTCGTCCAGCAGGCGCCGGCCTGGTCGGTGCTGGTCGCGGTGCCGCTAGTGCTGTGCGCGGCGGTGCTGGCAGGGTCGCTGGACGCGGTGCTCGACCCACGAGGCGAGCTGCCGCTGAGGGCGCGGCTGCTGCGCCCGGTGTATGAGGCATCGCGGTCGCTGCTGGTTCAGCGGCGGTCGACGACGGCTCCGGACCGATTGCTGTGGGCCGTGGGGGTCGTCACCCCGTTGCTGGTCGCGGTGCTGATGGCACAGGTCGTCCCACTCGGCTTCGCCGTGGTGAGCGACCTGGGTGTCGGATTGGTGTGGTTCAACGCCATGGACGTGCTGCTGTGGGCGGGATGGTGGCTGGCCGGGTGGGGCCCGAACAGCGTGTATTCGCTGATTGGTGGCTACCGGTTTCTTGCCCAGGCGCTGGCGTACGAGTTGCCGCTGATGTTCGCCCTGACCGCGCCTGCGGTCGCCGCCAGCAGCCTGTCGGTGCCGCAGATCGTGGCGGCCCAGCAGGGCCGCTGGTTCATCGTGCAGATGCCGTTGGCCGCGGTGGTGTTCGCCGCAGCGGTGGCCGCCTTTGCCGCGTGGGGGCCCTTTGCGCACCCGGTCGGCCAGGACATCGCCGGTGGACTGCTGGTCGAGCAGTCCGGGCCGGCCCGGCTGCTGCTGCGGTGGGGCCAATACGCCCTGCTGGTCGTCGGATCGGCGATGACCGTGGCGCTGTTCCTGGGCGGCGGGGCAGGCCCACTGCTGCCGCCCTGGTTGTGGACGTTGCTCAAGAGCGCCGCGGTGCTCGCCGTGTTGCTGGCGATGCGCCACCGAATGCCGGTATGGCGCCCGGACCGGTTGATGCGCCTGGCGTGGCTGGTGGTGTTGCCGCTGGTACTCGCGCAGCTACTTGTTGTGTCGGTGCTGGCGGCGGCTGGAGGTGGATCGTGA
- a CDS encoding complex I subunit 4 family protein, translating into MLSLLIFLPAAVAAVLLLARVPDRVALWAWLVTGLVTVGLSVGMWAAYLHGHGPGQFGFAEQVPWMPGIGSSYHVGVDGLSLPLLALTAVIFTATAVYSLRERQQPRSYAALFLALQTTSLGVFSALDLIVFFVFFDLSIVGMYFVIAGWGHGPARRRSALLFFLYTFTGSLALLLGFIGLYVASDPHTFDIAELAAHPPLTGSGAAGPLVLAAIALGLAIKTPTVPFHSWLPPAHTDAPAAGSAVLAGILLKMGTFGFVRIAMPLLPEQWRTYAWVFVGVGVASVLYGALVALAQDNFKRLIAFTSVNHMGYILLGLGAAGLAGDAHARSVAVTGALVQMVSHGLITAALFLLAGVLLDRGGSYDLTRYGALAGPAPRFAALTTVAAFASLGLPGFSGFIAEFQILAGSLGPATPAAAVAALGIVLTAGLFLWAIHRLFLGTPRTGQVAFADLSARELWAIGPLLALSVLIGVFPQSLLGVVTPAADHLIALVGR; encoded by the coding sequence TTGTTGTCCCTGTTGATATTTCTGCCCGCCGCGGTCGCCGCGGTGCTGCTGCTGGCCCGCGTGCCCGACCGGGTCGCCCTGTGGGCCTGGTTGGTGACCGGTCTGGTGACGGTCGGGCTCAGTGTCGGCATGTGGGCGGCATACCTGCACGGCCACGGGCCGGGGCAGTTCGGGTTCGCCGAGCAGGTGCCGTGGATGCCGGGTATCGGCTCCAGCTATCACGTCGGGGTCGACGGGTTGAGCCTGCCGCTGCTGGCGCTGACCGCGGTCATTTTCACCGCGACGGCGGTCTACTCGCTGCGCGAACGGCAGCAGCCCCGTTCGTACGCGGCGTTGTTCCTGGCGCTGCAGACCACCAGTCTGGGGGTGTTCTCGGCGCTGGACCTCATCGTGTTCTTCGTGTTCTTCGACCTGTCGATCGTCGGGATGTACTTCGTCATCGCCGGCTGGGGGCACGGCCCGGCGCGGCGCCGGTCGGCGCTGCTGTTCTTCCTCTACACCTTCACCGGCTCACTTGCCCTGTTGCTGGGGTTCATCGGCCTGTATGTCGCCTCCGATCCGCACACCTTCGACATCGCCGAGCTCGCCGCGCACCCGCCGTTGACCGGGTCAGGTGCGGCCGGGCCGTTGGTGCTGGCGGCCATCGCACTCGGCCTGGCGATCAAGACCCCGACGGTCCCGTTCCACTCCTGGCTACCGCCGGCGCACACCGACGCGCCGGCGGCTGGGTCGGCGGTGCTGGCCGGGATCCTGCTGAAAATGGGCACCTTCGGTTTCGTGCGGATCGCGATGCCGCTGCTGCCCGAGCAGTGGCGCACCTATGCCTGGGTGTTCGTCGGGGTGGGCGTGGCCTCGGTCCTCTACGGGGCGCTGGTGGCGCTGGCCCAGGACAACTTCAAACGGCTGATCGCGTTCACCAGTGTCAACCACATGGGTTACATCCTGCTCGGTCTCGGCGCCGCCGGCCTGGCCGGTGACGCCCACGCCCGGTCGGTGGCCGTCACCGGTGCCCTGGTGCAGATGGTCAGTCACGGGCTGATCACCGCGGCCTTGTTCCTGCTGGCCGGTGTGCTGCTGGACCGCGGTGGCAGCTACGACCTGACCCGGTATGGCGCCCTGGCCGGGCCTGCGCCACGGTTCGCCGCACTGACGACCGTCGCGGCATTCGCGAGCCTGGGGCTGCCTGGCTTCAGCGGCTTCATCGCCGAGTTCCAGATCCTCGCTGGCAGCCTCGGCCCGGCCACACCGGCAGCCGCGGTCGCCGCGCTGGGCATCGTCCTCACAGCCGGCCTCTTCCTGTGGGCTATCCACCGGCTCTTCCTCGGCACACCACGAACCGGACAGGTCGCGTTCGCGGACCTGTCCGCTCGCGAACTGTGGGCCATCGGGCCGCTGCTGGCCCTGTCCGTGCTCATCGGCGTCTTCCCGCAGTCCCTGCTCGGCGTTGTGACGCCCGCCGCGGATCACCTGATCGCGCTGGTCGGCCGGTGA
- a CDS encoding multicopper oxidase family protein, translating into MSALSKSSRLSRRGLFGVSVAAGASVLAGCTSSGSRDARRGPTASTSSGVRVSPTDGAVQRAEDARPGGGRTVRASLTSAPMRASIGGQQVSTWGYGDRLPGPVLRSRVGDTLAVAQRNRLDQATTTHFHGLALRNNADGVPGLTQPAIKPGGSFTATFKTAHPGTYWYHSHVELQRDRGLYGALIIDDPHEPLSYDQEWILVVDDWLDGIKGRTPAKQAAQLAKGMPMGHDMSGMSGMPMPSMSGMSGMGGGDGTTSPFLGGDAGDVTYPVHLINGRDPMRPDTLKAKPGQRIRLRVINAGGDTAYRVGLPGVPMTLTHTDGFPVKHQRVDAIVLGMGERVDALITVPDHPVPFVALAEGKAGRTFAVLASGNGARPTMSSVPKTLTGKVIQSGSATADPSVQLADRPVDQVHTLALTGGMAKYGWGINGRQFDEANPFATAYDIRAGQRVRIDYANHTMMWHPMHLHGHTFQVGATGPRKDTVIVKPMQTVSVFFDADNPGQWLTHCHNAYHANRGMMAVLSYVK; encoded by the coding sequence TTATCGAAATCTTCCCGGTTGTCCCGCCGCGGCCTGTTCGGCGTCAGCGTGGCGGCCGGCGCCAGCGTTCTGGCCGGATGCACCTCCTCCGGGTCGCGGGATGCCAGACGCGGCCCGACTGCCTCGACCTCGTCGGGCGTGCGGGTCTCACCCACCGACGGGGCCGTGCAGCGCGCCGAGGACGCCCGGCCTGGAGGCGGCCGCACCGTGCGAGCCTCGCTGACCTCGGCCCCGATGCGTGCGAGCATCGGCGGGCAGCAGGTCAGCACCTGGGGTTACGGTGACCGGTTGCCCGGCCCGGTGCTGCGGTCCCGCGTCGGAGACACCCTCGCGGTCGCCCAGCGCAACCGGTTGGACCAAGCCACGACGACGCACTTTCACGGACTCGCGCTGCGCAATAACGCAGACGGCGTACCCGGGCTGACCCAGCCGGCGATCAAGCCGGGCGGATCATTCACAGCCACCTTCAAGACCGCGCACCCGGGCACGTACTGGTATCACTCGCATGTGGAACTGCAGCGAGATCGGGGCCTGTACGGCGCACTGATCATCGACGACCCCCACGAGCCGCTGTCCTACGACCAGGAGTGGATCCTGGTCGTGGATGACTGGCTGGACGGCATCAAGGGACGCACCCCGGCCAAGCAGGCCGCGCAGCTGGCCAAGGGAATGCCCATGGGCCACGACATGTCAGGCATGTCCGGGATGCCGATGCCCAGCATGTCGGGTATGTCCGGGATGGGCGGTGGTGACGGCACGACCAGTCCCTTCCTCGGCGGCGACGCCGGCGACGTCACCTACCCGGTGCATCTGATCAACGGGCGCGACCCGATGCGCCCGGACACGTTGAAGGCCAAGCCCGGGCAGCGCATCCGGTTGCGGGTGATCAACGCCGGCGGCGACACCGCCTACCGGGTCGGCCTGCCCGGGGTGCCGATGACACTGACGCACACCGACGGTTTCCCGGTCAAGCATCAGCGCGTGGATGCGATCGTGCTGGGGATGGGCGAACGGGTCGACGCGCTGATCACGGTGCCCGACCACCCGGTACCGTTCGTGGCGCTGGCCGAAGGCAAGGCTGGCCGCACCTTCGCGGTGCTCGCGTCCGGGAACGGGGCTCGCCCGACAATGTCGAGCGTGCCGAAGACGTTGACCGGCAAGGTCATCCAGTCCGGCTCGGCGACTGCTGACCCGTCCGTGCAGCTTGCCGACCGCCCGGTCGACCAGGTCCACACGCTCGCGTTGACCGGCGGGATGGCCAAGTACGGCTGGGGCATCAACGGCCGGCAATTCGATGAGGCCAACCCGTTTGCCACCGCCTACGACATCCGAGCGGGGCAACGGGTGCGGATCGACTACGCGAACCACACGATGATGTGGCATCCGATGCACCTGCACGGGCACACCTTCCAGGTCGGGGCGACGGGTCCGCGCAAGGACACGGTCATCGTCAAGCCGATGCAGACGGTGTCGGTGTTCTTCGACGCGGACAACCCCGGTCAGTGGCTGACCCACTGCCACAACGCGTACCACGCGAACCGCGGGATGATGGCGGTGCTCAGTTACGTGAAGTAG
- a CDS encoding NADH-quinone oxidoreductase subunit K produces MTLQLFLLLAAALFAIGVFGALSQQSVVMVMMGLELMVNAVIVAAAAFWYFLAPAAPDGQVLLLVVISAMTVEMAMGFAVATLLFRASDVDMTDMAAELKR; encoded by the coding sequence GTGACGCTTCAACTGTTCCTGCTGCTGGCGGCCGCCTTGTTCGCCATCGGCGTGTTCGGCGCGCTCAGCCAGCAGTCGGTTGTCATGGTGATGATGGGGCTGGAGTTGATGGTCAATGCCGTCATCGTCGCAGCCGCCGCGTTCTGGTACTTCCTCGCACCGGCGGCGCCGGACGGGCAGGTGCTGCTGCTGGTCGTCATCTCGGCGATGACGGTCGAGATGGCCATGGGTTTCGCCGTGGCCACCCTGCTGTTCCGGGCCAGCGACGTGGACATGACCGACATGGCTGCGGAGCTGAAACGGTGA
- a CDS encoding NADH-quinone oxidoreductase subunit A, which translates to MGDFVSILAALGLVLLAAVVVLVAHRLLTVGTTSEPVAPYLSGARPTEHALSRYHVRWYTLTLLFLAFDVEMLFMYAWALVVAEMGAGAVVEMFVFLGLLMAGVVYAWREGALRWV; encoded by the coding sequence ATGGGCGACTTCGTCAGCATCCTGGCCGCGTTGGGGCTCGTGCTGCTCGCCGCGGTCGTGGTCCTGGTCGCCCACCGCCTGCTCACGGTGGGCACGACCAGTGAACCGGTGGCGCCCTACCTGTCTGGTGCCCGGCCGACGGAGCATGCGTTGTCTCGCTACCACGTGCGCTGGTACACCCTGACGTTGCTCTTCCTGGCTTTCGATGTGGAGATGCTTTTCATGTACGCCTGGGCGCTGGTGGTCGCAGAGATGGGCGCGGGCGCGGTGGTCGAGATGTTCGTCTTCCTCGGGTTGCTGATGGCGGGGGTCGTCTACGCGTGGCGGGAGGGTGCTCTGCGATGGGTTTGA
- a CDS encoding NADH-quinone oxidoreductase subunit J → MTLAVFIVLAVIAIASGVAVFVVDSMARATFALAASFVAVGGELILLTLDYLGVVTILMMVMEMAIMVVFMVMFMMNPAGLMPMSMLHNTRGALTIAAGTFLLLGAAAVLVPWPARRGTVPADPTRAIGEAIMGPQMPVMVGISALLFATIVSALVLAVPHGRYDQPAHDSGETDR, encoded by the coding sequence GTGACACTCGCGGTGTTCATCGTGCTGGCCGTAATTGCGATCGCCTCCGGCGTCGCGGTCTTCGTGGTCGATTCCATGGCGAGGGCGACCTTCGCGCTGGCCGCATCGTTCGTGGCCGTCGGTGGGGAGCTGATCCTGCTCACCCTCGACTACTTGGGCGTGGTCACCATTTTGATGATGGTGATGGAGATGGCGATCATGGTCGTCTTCATGGTCATGTTCATGATGAACCCGGCCGGGTTGATGCCCATGTCGATGCTGCACAACACGCGCGGGGCGCTGACCATTGCGGCCGGCACGTTCCTGCTGCTGGGCGCCGCCGCGGTGCTAGTGCCGTGGCCGGCGCGGCGGGGAACCGTCCCGGCCGATCCCACCCGGGCTATCGGCGAAGCGATCATGGGTCCCCAGATGCCGGTCATGGTCGGCATCTCGGCGCTGCTGTTCGCCACCATCGTGTCCGCGCTCGTGCTTGCTGTCCCACACGGCCGGTACGACCAACCCGCCCACGACAGCGGGGAGACAGACAGGTGA
- a CDS encoding proton-conducting transporter membrane subunit codes for MSALLWALVLLPALAGVGLLAAPLGPSPVRRAVERATPTVGISVATGVLALSAAAASVRPTTSAPFLAGDPFTLAVDGLSAVVVVTVAAVSLLVLVFSAGAIRHHRARFVGLMLVFVAAVLVTATATTLLGLLMAWEVMGATSYALIAFDWRRDTAVASGTTAFVVTRAGDVGLYLAAGAALAVASGGTPGLSLDRLALLPSPWLHIAAAGMLAAAFGKAAQLPFSFWLSRAMDGPSPVSALLHSAAMVAMGGYLLLRLHPLLLAAGWAATTAAWVGALTALLLGAVAIAQDDLKQLLAASTSAQLGFVVLAAGTTGPGAVGAGLAHLVGHASTKALLFLAAGAWLAALGTKSLPALRGAGRAYPWVGVPFTVAALALAGVPPLTLWATKESVLAAAREQSGALYAVGLAAAVASSAYAGKALALIWRRLPDHPTGYDTEEAGTRQVGWIERIPLLPLAVGAAGLGVLVVPAVWAKVDPGAPTPTSASAGEVAVSVVLAVVVTGVALRWPQRLPAPRWAGSWLRLEQVAHAGVLRPTLRLAALLARGDAALEAAVTGTGHAGRRLADHAAAIDAVGVGGALRGVVAAARRGAGLALRPQTGQLHQYYAQASVGLAVAVLIVWLAR; via the coding sequence GTGAGCGCGCTGCTGTGGGCGCTGGTCCTGCTGCCCGCCCTGGCGGGGGTAGGCCTGCTGGCCGCGCCGCTCGGCCCGTCGCCGGTGCGCCGGGCGGTCGAGCGGGCGACACCCACGGTCGGGATTTCGGTTGCGACCGGAGTACTCGCTCTGAGTGCTGCCGCCGCGTCCGTTCGGCCGACCACGTCCGCCCCCTTCCTGGCCGGTGACCCATTCACCTTGGCGGTTGACGGGCTGTCCGCCGTCGTCGTCGTCACCGTGGCCGCAGTCAGCCTGCTGGTGCTGGTCTTCTCGGCCGGCGCGATCCGGCACCACCGGGCCCGCTTCGTCGGGCTCATGCTGGTCTTCGTCGCCGCCGTGCTGGTCACCGCCACCGCCACCACGCTGCTCGGGCTGCTCATGGCCTGGGAGGTGATGGGCGCCACCAGCTACGCGCTGATCGCATTCGACTGGCGACGCGATACCGCGGTCGCCTCAGGTACCACCGCATTCGTGGTCACCAGAGCCGGTGACGTCGGGCTCTACCTCGCCGCCGGAGCCGCCCTGGCCGTGGCCTCCGGCGGCACGCCGGGTCTCTCGCTGGATCGCCTGGCGTTGTTGCCGTCCCCGTGGCTGCACATCGCGGCCGCGGGAATGCTGGCAGCGGCGTTCGGTAAGGCTGCCCAGTTGCCGTTCTCGTTCTGGTTGTCCCGGGCGATGGACGGGCCGAGCCCGGTCTCGGCGCTGCTGCACTCGGCCGCCATGGTGGCCATGGGCGGCTACCTGCTGCTGCGTCTGCACCCGCTGCTGCTCGCCGCCGGGTGGGCGGCGACCACCGCGGCCTGGGTCGGGGCGCTGACCGCCCTACTGCTGGGTGCGGTCGCCATCGCCCAGGACGACCTGAAACAGCTGCTCGCGGCGTCCACCAGCGCCCAGCTCGGCTTCGTGGTGCTCGCGGCGGGCACCACCGGGCCGGGTGCGGTCGGCGCCGGCCTGGCACACCTGGTCGGCCACGCGTCCACCAAGGCGCTGCTGTTCCTGGCCGCCGGGGCCTGGCTGGCCGCTCTGGGCACCAAGTCCCTGCCGGCGCTGCGCGGCGCCGGGCGGGCCTACCCGTGGGTCGGCGTGCCCTTCACCGTCGCGGCACTGGCTCTGGCCGGGGTGCCGCCGCTGACTCTGTGGGCCACCAAGGAGTCCGTCCTCGCGGCCGCCCGCGAGCAGTCGGGTGCGCTGTACGCGGTCGGGCTCGCGGCCGCGGTGGCCTCCAGCGCGTATGCCGGCAAGGCCCTCGCGCTGATCTGGCGCCGCCTGCCGGACCACCCGACCGGCTACGACACCGAGGAGGCCGGCACCCGGCAGGTCGGCTGGATCGAGCGAATCCCGTTGCTACCCCTAGCAGTCGGTGCGGCCGGCCTCGGGGTGCTGGTCGTCCCGGCCGTATGGGCCAAGGTGGACCCGGGCGCGCCGACGCCGACCTCCGCCTCCGCCGGGGAAGTGGCCGTCTCTGTGGTCCTGGCCGTCGTCGTGACCGGCGTGGCGCTGCGCTGGCCGCAGCGCCTGCCGGCGCCGCGGTGGGCCGGCAGCTGGCTGCGCCTGGAGCAGGTTGCCCATGCCGGGGTGCTGCGCCCGACCCTGCGCCTGGCCGCCCTGCTGGCCCGGGGTGACGCCGCACTCGAGGCAGCGGTGACCGGCACCGGCCACGCGGGCCGTCGGCTGGCCGACCACGCCGCGGCGATCGACGCCGTCGGGGTCGGTGGCGCACTGCGCGGCGTCGTGGCTGCGGCCCGCCGGGGTGCGGGCCTGGCGCTGCGCCCGCAGACCGGGCAACTGCACCAGTACTACGCGCAGGCCTCGGTCGGTTTGGCCGTGGCCGTCCTCATCGTCTGGTTGGCGAGGTAA
- a CDS encoding proton-conducting transporter membrane subunit has protein sequence MTAHEDPAAFAPELILLVGAVVALLTGSFVRQERQWSAQLVAAVALAGSLVAGATAGASGQTLYAGSYAIDAATFAARLIVPAAALLVLGLSAGRVRGSARESEFAVLVLLASLGTILLAGSTDLLLLAVAYLLASIPLYALAGWARDPAGAEGALKTYLFGVLLGIVMFLGIAVLFGLAGSTSYADLAQRLPGAPPAALALGAVAVFAGLLFKAGAVPVHFWVPDAVQGATTGAGAFLTTVPKIGALLALYRFVLVLPDDAINWRLLLALLAAASMTLGNLAAFRQDDPARLLAYSTISQVGYLLMVVVVADPVAGSAPLAALILYLAAYAAANLGAFAVIAARPGPSTLTDYRGLARQSPALAGVLVVSLLALVGTPPTGVFTGKLTVFAATWDGGWAWLVVIAAVNTVASLYYYLRWIAPAFARSDPATGPAAGPSVPGSPREALAWPARCVIAAAVTTGCLALLIGIVADGVLDIGSAAIKW, from the coding sequence GTGACCGCCCACGAGGACCCGGCCGCGTTCGCACCCGAGCTCATCCTGCTCGTCGGTGCCGTGGTCGCGCTGCTGACCGGCTCGTTCGTCCGCCAGGAGCGGCAGTGGAGCGCGCAGCTGGTAGCCGCCGTCGCGCTGGCCGGGTCGCTGGTGGCCGGCGCCACGGCGGGCGCTTCGGGGCAGACGCTGTATGCCGGCAGTTACGCGATCGACGCCGCCACGTTCGCCGCCCGGCTCATCGTGCCCGCCGCGGCGCTGCTCGTGTTGGGCCTGTCTGCCGGGCGGGTGCGCGGCAGCGCCCGGGAGAGCGAGTTCGCAGTCCTGGTGCTGCTGGCCAGTCTCGGTACCATCCTGCTGGCCGGCAGCACCGACCTGCTGTTGCTCGCGGTGGCCTATCTGCTGGCGTCCATCCCGCTCTACGCCCTCGCCGGCTGGGCCCGTGACCCCGCTGGCGCCGAAGGGGCGCTGAAGACCTACCTGTTCGGTGTACTGCTGGGCATCGTCATGTTCCTCGGGATCGCGGTGCTGTTCGGGCTGGCCGGATCCACCTCGTATGCCGACCTGGCCCAGCGCCTGCCCGGCGCCCCACCCGCGGCCCTCGCCCTGGGAGCGGTGGCCGTGTTTGCCGGACTGCTCTTCAAAGCCGGCGCGGTCCCGGTGCACTTCTGGGTGCCGGACGCCGTACAAGGTGCCACCACCGGTGCCGGGGCCTTCCTGACCACTGTCCCCAAAATCGGGGCGCTGCTCGCCCTGTACCGGTTCGTGCTCGTCCTACCCGACGACGCCATCAACTGGCGACTGCTGCTGGCACTGCTGGCCGCGGCCAGCATGACCCTGGGTAACCTCGCCGCCTTCCGGCAGGACGATCCGGCCCGACTGCTGGCCTACTCCACCATCAGCCAGGTCGGCTACCTGCTCATGGTCGTCGTGGTCGCCGATCCGGTCGCCGGCTCCGCACCGCTGGCCGCGCTAATCCTTTATCTGGCGGCATACGCAGCAGCCAACCTCGGCGCGTTCGCCGTCATCGCCGCACGCCCCGGGCCCTCCACACTGACGGACTACCGCGGGCTCGCTCGCCAGAGCCCAGCCCTGGCCGGCGTCCTCGTGGTCAGCCTGTTGGCCCTGGTCGGTACCCCACCCACTGGCGTGTTCACCGGTAAGCTCACCGTCTTCGCCGCCACCTGGGACGGCGGCTGGGCATGGCTCGTGGTCATCGCCGCCGTCAACACTGTCGCGAGCCTCTACTACTACCTGCGTTGGATCGCTCCCGCGTTCGCCCGCTCCGACCCAGCCACCGGACCGGCCGCCGGCCCGTCGGTGCCGGGTAGTCCGCGGGAGGCGCTGGCCTGGCCCGCGCGGTGCGTGATCGCCGCGGCGGTCACCACCGGATGCCTGGCCCTGCTGATCGGCATCGTGGCCGACGGCGTGCTGGACATCGGATCGGCCGCTATCAAGTGGTGA